The DNA sequence CTGCAGTTTCATTATATGTGACCCAATGTTATTATCTCATTCTGTTTTAGTACCATATAGTAATTTTTCAAAGACCataacaaatgaaaataaacacaaacatTTGTTTTTGAGAGAGAAAccataaaataaaagggaaCAAACGAAATTTCATTATGGCAAGAATGAATTGAAGCTCCGAATTTATTGCAAGTATGGCCATAAAAGttgagaaaaattaaattaaggggAAGAAAACCATGTATGCATATCATTTGTTTGGGTATTTAATCCCATCAAAATGTATAAAATAATGGAACAAGATCTATCGTGAAAAGAAGGGCCACTCCGCAGAGTTCGCAGTCCACCACAGTACTCCAGACGACTTCGAACCAGCCAGGGTTTGGTTTGCTTTATTATTGTGTCGGTCGTAATGTGCATGTGTGTTTCTTCTACTGCATCAAACAACTTTGCTCAGACTTTCATGGCCGTGTGGCTTAATTTTAAAGGTACTATCCGTTGAAGCAGTATTAAACTAGTTAAAATTCGAATCAGTATAATAATCTCGTTTAGAAAACCACCACAAGCTTCTCTTTGAAGCAAGAGATgttggtctctctctctctctctctctctctctctcaacacaCATGCAACCAGACAACCAAAGCATTATTAACGGAAAAAACAATCCCGTGATAATTTACTTAATTATTTTCAGCTTTGCAATTACTGTGGTTAGCAAGAGAGACTTTTACGTAACTAGTTGACTGTCATTTTAACGTTTCGATCATTATTATAAAATCATGCCTAAGACTCTCTTCATGTAATTTTGTATTACGATCACGGTAATCCCCTTTACACCCAAATTCTTTTCGTGTTTGAGAGGTATATGAAGATCAACGTTGTAAATTTATACGTAGAAATATAAATGAAGATAAAGAAAAGCTATCCGAATCCTAGCTAGCTTTCCTCACAAAGTTGTCACATGCGTTTCTGGGTTTTAGGGTTACTCAACAAAGGGAAAAATACACTTGAAAATGATCGTACAAATTTATGATCAATCAAGACGTGGAGGCATTGTGTGGAAAGATGTTCAGAGAAGAACACCTGTTTCTTTCTTCTCCGAGAATTACACCTGGACTCCATATATTTGTCCAACCGAGTTTCACCTAGTATCTTACTTTCTTTAGTCTTTACTTTAGCATCTGATGCGTGCATTAAAAGAAACCATTATATTTTCTATAAGTTTCAAGATAGAAACTTAATATTTTCTAAACAAACATGATGCATAGAATCCATTATTTGTAAGTGTTACATTGCTCCGGTGTATACAATTTTCTTCTTCAATCAACTGTACAAAAAGAATAACAAAGTCTTATCTCATTAAGTGGTGACAGCAGTATGAATCTTACAACATCATTGCGTTCGGTTTTGTACAAAGTCTTCAGTTAGTTCTAAGTAACCCATGTCTTTTTTGAGAGTttcttttcaagttttcctAGGTCAACTTGTAACCTTTTTGCATCGAGTCTCTGTCTTATAATCAAACTTTTTAACCGGAGCATCTGTTGGTCTTcagttcacatgtccaaaccaccttaaccgattttctctcatcttatcttcaattacggctactcctactttacttCAAATATGTACATTGAAACTAAAAATTTTCTCTTTACTTTAgtgtaacttaaaaaataatatcgCTTATAATATAAAATGTGTTATGTGAACCATTACACTGAGAGGGCACTACAGAAAATGCAAACAGTAACTCAACCCTAAAATATGTTTTATGATTGTACGTACGTTGCATTTTGTATTCAGTCTCATTCCACTCCAAGTCCAACAATTCCCATTGTCTCTGATaatctaattttctatattattattaattactaCTGTTTAGTTGAATATCAAATACAATATCTTCTGGAAAAGGTTTTGGGAAACTCCTCCATTCAGAGATACATTGGCAATGGCCCCAATGGAATGCAGACTTGTCTCGAGACTCGACGACAGTGGGTGACCGGCTCAGCTAGCCAGTGGGGACCCTGCTGACACTGATCACTGTTTAATCACCGGTTCCCGGCGGCGTTTGCGCCTTGACGGTGATCACGGAACTGCCGCGTGTGCTTCCCCATGTGGGGGTGATGTGGCCTCACTTCGGATTATCAACTAAAACTTTAATTTgcacacttaattaattaagatataGAAGAACATGATATTTTGCACGATGAAGTTAATTTGTACACTTGAACTTTTTGCTAATTGGGCGTCTGACATTGAAGGAAATgagggcctttttttttttttcgtaacaGAGTGAAATGAGGGATTGTAAAATGAATAATGCAATTGTTTTGTGCCTCAAAGGAAGGGAGTTGGTAGAACATGTTTTAATCTTTTAGTCTCCAATTTTTTGAGAATAAATCTCATACTGGTGGGGTAAGGACTCCTAATTACTTTTAGTCTCCAATTTATTGAAAGAATAAATCTCATATTGCTTTTAGTCTCTAAGTTGTTCCACGTGTGAAGCTCAGGCCACACACACTCTACGTCATTTCATTTGTGTTATTCACGTGtggcttgaaaatttgtctttgatgagaatacgtattgagaatgaatctcacattgatggaaTGATAACATCGCATTAGCTCATAATTAAGTAAACCAAACTATTCCACATATTATCAATGATTTTACGACGGAATCTCAACTTTTTTCCTATTAACCTTTACTAACAAATGGGTTTGGTTAGAAATTAGAATAACGatttttcatttccaaaagcccaaaaaattGGGAATATAATTAATTGTATAAAAGGATTTGGTAGAGAACAAATTTTATTGTCCCAAAACATAAGAGACCAAGACTATATAAATACTCTTCTAATTGCACAAACATAAAgactgatgattttttttttcttttgttgagtTGTCGATAActgataagaaaaaaaatagaaaattggcATATGATCAGTTGATTTAGTAGCATCTGCTATCACTTGAGGTTCGACCAGCACATATGCTAGAACAATGTCTTTACAGTGAATTCAGTACTAAATTGTCACTCGTTATTATGATTTGTTGTAACTAAATTAACGACTCGTTGCAAATCGGTATAAATATCATATCCTTTCTAACTCGGTGGCGTGCATGAGAGAGGGCCTTTTCTAGTGAATATTATTAGTGCGAAATCAGACAATGATTAGTGCTCAATAATCATCTAACCCATCATTAGTATTTTAAGAAGTGATTGGAATTTAGATTATTGATCGACATGTTCTGCTCGATAACTGCTTTGGTTTGCTGCAGCAAGCAGAAGCTTCACAGATGACACGCACCTAACTTCCTCCAAAAAGTCTCTAGTGGAACTGGAAGTCATAGTTTTCTCAGCCTTTTGATCAAGTCTTCAACCCAACGGAGACGAGTCGGGTTTTGTACATGACGTATTGTCTTCCTTAGAAACAAACTACACTAAAAAACCTTCATCTCTTTACATTTTCGGCCATTTTTATAAGATAGTCAATActtgtaagatttaaaatcatCTCGTGATATTTCAAATATGAAATTAGAGTACTTGCAGATGCAAATTTGGTAAGTTTGCTCGAATATTTTGTCCACTCTCTCTTATATTGTATTCAAGTTTGAATCTCTTTCTCTGTATATTCTAAATTTAAGATATCAATTTGTCAATAAACGTAGAAATGACATCTTGCACGTTGGAGACAAAAGACCCCAAGTACATAAAACTCTAATCAGGATTAAATCCGTCAAATAGTAATGAACCAGATTTCCAGGGACCATGCTCACCCCCACTCGTGGGCACGACCCTTTTGccggattttattttattctttgagTTAGGGTTTGGACTCAGATTCTTGCATGGAGGAAGATCTGACACGTGTAATTTCAtgccaaatcatattcaaataTGCAACATGGGTCACCATCTCCACttgatttttttaagtttattaatATTATGGCACCCAAAGTTCAAAGGGGCACAtatgcatacatttatatatctgtatgtatatataatatatttatggGAAGTTGAACGTTTTAAATTGGTCTTTGCATTCCTAGGCATTGTTCTTTATTTGTGACTTTCTGGAACTTCTTCTGTATCTTTTCTAGAAATGTTGTCTAATTTCGATacaatatttgaaaattaaaaaatatatttgataaCAAATCCttttaattagaaaaattaaGACCCCACGACAGAGTAAACGCTCGAGCACCttatgtttttggcacaatattttatattgtgtcaagagaattgacgttaaactgtaaGGTGACAGATACTCCATGAAAAATCACTATAAAAGAGTCCCCTTAATATTTCTCTTACTACATTAATCCATGTTCAGTTACCACTATAATTAGTGGCAGCGTTGATCAAGATTGATCTTAGTTTCCCTGCGAGGTGGTGAGATGATTGTGACCATTGAGGATTTGTGTGGACAATTTTCTGTGTGATTAATGCCTATGCCGATTGGTCTTACTTTCAGCATTCAGCATGCATTGCTGCTTTAATCCTTTTTtctaacataaaataaaattactcgAATTTATAGGAGGTGGATTCGAACTAATTAGCCCAACAATTATTTTGCGATACAATCTATATCGATGTAATGAAAGTGAGGGACCAATTACGATGCACAGCCTCATGAAAACCTCCCTTCTTGTAACCCTATTATGAGTGTTCCTCATTGGTTGTCCGCAAATTTCGTTACCAAAATGTGTATCCACAACTTCATTACCAATTGTCTTTACACATTACTAATTTCCACGGTTCTTCATTGTAAACCCTATTGAGAGATACAAAACTATTGTTTCAATGATTTTTTCTTGGGTCCAAAGGGAATGTTTTGTTCCAATGAATTACTCCACCCCAATTAATCTAAATGATGGGTCTCAACTTGAGAGGACAAATCAACAACAAACTATAAAGAAACGGActgagatcctcttcggatctcgGTGTCCGGAGCTTAAGGATGAAGTGATTTGGGTTGTTAAAGACAGATCTAGAACCTTGATTTATGTGAGGTGAGCCAATGGAATGTGCTAATGACTACAAAATCTAATATGAGTGATTTAGATCAACTGGTCTATCGTTTCCGGAGACAAAGATCCGGAGACACATATTTGGAGAGGATCTCGATTCATGACATACACTCTTGACTAACATACATAATCCGATCAGCGTGGTTACTCTTCAATCTTTGGTGGAGAGgatgtgatttttttattttgttatattgaCAATTTACTTTAAGAAGTTCTTATTATCTTTGCAAACTCCAATTTACACAACGGACGGGACGTTATGAATCCACTGCCTCTGTGGATACAGTCCCACAAACCTTATTAGGTCCCAAgggtttaaaaattttggtcCAGCCTCACCCAAATCTAGAGATTTTAGATTTGGAGTTCGCTAGTCTAACAACCTCTTAGGCCTTAGCTAGCCTCAACAGAGTAGGAGAGACCCGATATCGAGGTTTCACTCATAAGTAGTACATCAAAGTTACGTGGTTATTGTAGATGTGGGTTAGGTCAACTAAGCAAGACCATATGCATCCCCTTCATGGCCGAGTTCAAATCCTTTACTCAAAACGGCTCTCTCGACCTTTCCCCTTCTGGCTTTTCAGCTTCTCCAAACCCTAGCCGCGGCCAACCCTAATCGTGGCCTGGGTCGGTGGCAGCCTCTTTCCCTTCTCTTGTTCCTAAGGCATGTTTCCTAACCCCCTCTTGGGTGGTACTTGGTTGAGCGATGTCCGAGTGCTGTGAGCAACGTCTCAAGAATAGCACTAATTCCCGATGTGGGACTTGTGTCCCTTGTTTTAATCAGCGAATTCAATTTTGCTTAAGCCCAAGCCCAATACGAATTATTCGGGCTTTTTTAATATCTTATCAATTTCCAAAGGCCCAATTTTAtctaaaaaatacaaataacgAAAGATCACATTATCCATACAAACAATTAATCAAAGCAACATGTGTtggcttttcttttttcaattttgtttttttcactCGGGAGGACAAGTTATGGAATATTCATTTTGGTCCATTTTTCTTAGGATTCAAGACattacacaaactaaaacaacgAGAACGATAAAAGGAGCCTTCCTATGGCACATACCACACGCTCTTTTAGCCCATGGCATATTTCTGGGTCCAGCTCCTGGCTGTCGTCTCGTATTTATTCCTGTCTGTCTTGTACATGTGAGCAATCTCCGGCACCAGTGGATCATCGGGGTTTGGGTCCGTCAACAGAGAACAGATGGAAAGCAACACCTGATGACAAAAAGTAACAACGGTAACTTATATAATGTGAACAGTTAGAGCTTTCACTTTTCAGGGACACGAGACGGTACCTTGGAAATAGTTAGAGCAGGACTCCACTGCTCCTTCAAGATGTCAAGGCAAATGCTTCCGTTGCTATTTATGTTTGGGTGGAATACTTTCGTTCTAAATGCCACCTACAGAATCATCAAGGTATCAGTGATGGAGACAAAAAGAGAGAATCAGAACTCCATGATCATAAAAACTACACAGATTGTTGAACGATGATAATGAAGAATGCAATTACTGAAAACGTGAGGGGTAATGGATGCACTAAGTAGAAATGCTGGTGGTGGTTGAAACTTAGTGGTAGACGAAGAAAACTTAGTGTGTAACTACGAAAAACAGTTCAAAATATGGGTATTCAAAGTAGACGTTGTGCTGAGGGTGGTAAGTTAATATCACAGGATTAATTAAAGTTCGAACCACATCTAAAATCCATCACATCATTggttaaaattttcaaagttttccGGGAATAATGGAGAGAAAACAAATCATGTCAACCACTGAAGTTCAAAGATAACACTTCATTGCTAGAATTGGATAGTTAGTAGTACCTTTGGTGGTTTAAAGGGATAATCTGGAGGAAAATGAATAGTAACTAGGAAAACACCACCAGCATATGGACTATCTGCAGGACCCATTATTGTTGCCTGCCAGTGGAACATGTCTTCTGCAACGGGACCTGCAATATCCACAAAGAAAACAGGGGCAAGAAATTAATGGAATAATACAAACTGAAGGAAATGGAGCAGGCTTGCACAGATTGCGTAAACAAGGTCCTAGATCGATAACATAAAAAGATCGTGAAAAAGGACATTATCTGTCCTCAAAACAACTGTTTCCCTATGTAAAAATACATATGTGTATCTTCTGAAGCAACCATGCATAATCATAAAGCGAAAATAGAAGCATATGCAAATGAGATTATATATTGTATTCACTTCCATATGCAGTGCAGGAAGAGTAATAACCATTTTGAATGTGTCTGGTCATGAAGAGCAAACTTCATAATTTAAACCAGCTGGTCGTATGTAAAGCCCCTGACAAGACTGGATAATCCAGCTGCAGACGACGTCATAATCTGAACATCTGACCAGGTAGCCAAGCTGGATCAATAGAATCCATTACAATCTGGAAAGGGTAAAAATATCCAGAAATGATGCGTACAAAATCACTGTTAGCTAGCTAAGCAAGCTCTCTCACAAGATCGCCCAAGAATGGTATGCCAAACCATAGTGCTTGAATGGTACAAGATCGATCGTGAGACGTGAGAACATTAGTCAAATACAGAAAGTTACAGAGTTGATATGAAGAACAAAGCATTAAGCACACATATTCGTGACATGGTCAATTACATTTCCTGTACCACCAAGTTTGCAGATGATGACGGTGTTTGTGTCACTTTTTATGCCACGACACCAACACATGCTTATAATTAAACCCGTTAACACCACACGAGAACAAATCATTACAGGAGGGTGGTTATATGATGAAAAGGGAAAAGGATCATTTCCTGGGGATCCTGGGGATCTTGTGATCGTGGCCGTTCGTGCGGTTAGTTcttgttaggtactatttatatttaattttaaattttaaattttaaatttcaaatgatttctgaccgcacaatgtacgatttACGGCTACAATGTACGATTTACGGCTACGATCATAGGgataggaaaaggatcctcgccggatccttttccgaTGAAAAGCACCTACTTTTATGACAaacattcttctttatttatatAGAAATATACCCACAATTATAATCTCAGCATGGGCGGCACATCGAGACCACGAATTGTGACATGCGTGCTTACATTAATTCTGATCTAATTCACACAAGTTTCGCTTTCCCATACACATTTACAACATATATAAACTACagaattcaaattttcagattATTCATTGCAAAGTGACAACCAAACATCTACGGAGCACCAACGGATCACAATCAGCAGTATCATTAGAGGAAAttgataaattaaagaagaaattTCATGCGAGCATCTACACGgattcaaaaattgaaaacgggAAGATGAGATTACCGGCGCTGCAGGACGTAGGAGGATCCTTCTGCAGATCTTTGAGTTCCTTCAAGATCCGCTTGGACGCCATCTTTGAAACCCTGGATAAATCAACACACACAGATCAAAATCCATACACAACCAACAGCTTACACACCTACAAACGCAGCTCAATTCTCTctcacaatagaagaagaagaagaagaagagatcgTATTAGTACCTGATAGGACCAGTTAGAGAGAGCGAAAGAGACGGAGGTGACGACGGCGACGAATCGAATTCGATTGAAGCGGAAGCGGAAACGGAAGAGAAAGGGAAACGCGATTGATTTTTGACGATGGGGGAAACGACTTTTTATAAATGCTTCTGCGGTCCGCCTCCTGGAATCGACCTGTTGTCGTTGATTGGCTTAAAATTCTGTTCCCTCTGTCTGGGTCCCACTTGGCGTTATCTTTACGATAATCGCTCTCTCGGCtctccttccttttctttctctttttcttcttttggttcttgtttttgtttttttggcgCCGAAAGCCATCGTCGAATAATGATTTGtttatatgtatttttaaaatgattgaaaacgttattacaaaaaacatttttgagtttcaaaagtaTCTAAAATGTTTTTTATAAGAAGCATGTGCTTCacacttttaatcattttaaaagcaaatACTTTTAAATGAGACGACGTAGTTTGCCGCTCCCGGTAAAAAGTCCACAGGCGCGTTAGTTGAACGGCGGGAAACGACTTGGTCTTTCTGCGGGCCGCCAATTGTCCCATTGGTTAGAAGTTTTTGACGGAGAGGTCAACCGTACGGGACGGAGACCGATGATTGGATCCGTGGGCGGACCGTCTACTATGTGCGATTAATTTTAAGTAAATTATGTTTGTAATTGCTAGTCCGtagtatattaatattttttttgtttgttttgaacaACAGATAATATCTATATTAAAGAAGATGAGGGAGTGATTTACAATTAacttgccataataatgtggtttaacttCGTTTTGGACGATAATCAAATTTAAGACCTCTtgcttacaagtgaaaaaaaatattactaaactgTAGTATTAAATGATCTGTAGTAAATTAATGTGGATTTATAGCTAAAATAGTTTCGAAATTGGCGGTTTCTAAGTTTGCCCATCGacaatttggtcattccataaaaaattctattaaataagagccaaaataacaaaaatactctcaatttacTAAACAGCGGACCAAAGTGATTTAATAATGAACAAACACAAGAATCAATTCTATCAATTTTATTGTGATCAAAGTGCAAAGTTATACCAATATTAGCACTATTTCGAATAAAAAGCCTTAAAAATATGTGCCATGTAAATTAtcaatattcttttttttttttgaaaacattgaCATTTTTAGattaaggggagggggagttcgACTAAGCCAaataatgggcaacctaatttgaaattgaattcgccatctacgaaattcaaacctaagaccttacactttcaaatgaagaaaaatctcATCAAactgtagtactgagtggctTACAATTATCAATTAGAATTGAACGTTGTACAAAATTACTACATATTGTCATTACCTTCAACTTGACACCACATTTTGGAGTTAAACTTAATTATCCCAATTTTATCTACTTGATGCCAGTTGTCCTACACGTTACCGCGATCCACCAGAGCGGGAATGGACGGCGATTACGAGGGAAACCACTTGGCCCTCTTGCTCTTGTCTGATAGACGGTAGATTTACGCGTGGGTCCCCCAGTTCCGACGTCCAAGATCGCACACAGTTGCTGAGCTGGTCCCCCAATGCCGACATGTCCATTGTACACCGTTGGCGTAAAGTGGATGATTGATTAGAGATTCGAGAATCCAACTCACCAGCCCGCCCCATTGCTGCACATGGTGCGCAGCGCACACCCGGAGCAAGTTAGCCTTAACCACCACCTGGGCACGCCACCTCGCTCCGCTTCCCTCATCGTCTGATTGTCCTTCGGCAGCTGAAAATGGAGCGATTAAGGGTTCCGAGGCGGGTCCAAGTGGCCGAATTCAAACCCGAGATTCCCAAGTACGATGTGGCGGGCGGAGAAGAGGACCATTCGGAAGCCCTGGACAACGACGACGGAGATGGCAGTGGCGGTATGCGGGCAAGGCCGTCCGACGGCAACGTGACTGAAGATCAGGAGCCGTTCATGGGCGTGAAGGTCCGAAGAAAAGCTTCGTTTCGCAGAGAATACAGAGGCGACTACATCGACGTCCGTTCAAATCCGTACCTGATGAAAATCTTGCAGAAACAAGGTCTTGAATTCTTCCGTTAAATTTTCGATTTTTGCTTTCAATTTTGGTAAATCAAACTTCAGTTGTTTTGAATTAGTTCTCGTTTGTTTTTTGGTATTGAATGGGATGAAGATTTGGGAAATCCAATTCCTGtgtttggtttagggtttagaaatTGCAATCGCTGCAATAATTTGTTTGAATTCCGTTGGCATTGGATATTGCAGGTGATAAGGAGGTTCTGTTTGCCGATAAAGTGTTGAAATTTACTGCTTCCGGGAAGATGAAGCGGCGCATTTTGATGATCACTGACTTCGCCATCTACATTGTTGACCCGGATGCCGATGCGCTTAAGCGGAGGATAGCTcttgcagctgtggagaagaTGTGCTTGAGCGAATTGAGCGATAATTTCTTTGCAATTATCGTTCCTACCGAGTATGATGTGCTGATGGCCAGTACTCGCAAGACGGAAATAGTTACTGTCTTGGTTGAAGCTACTAAGAGTGCTTCTGATTACGAACTTGATGTTTGCTTCGCTAACAGGTAAATGCAAATTTATGCTTCTTATTGTGATTTTTTATTGCCTTTCGTGTTAGACGGATAGTAAGGAAGCTAGAGATTGATTGCATTGTGGATTGGTTATCTTTCGGCCATGTTCTTTTGTAGCTTATGCAGGCATTATCTTCGGTATCTTAGACAAGTTTCTACTAGCACAAGTTTttcgtttttatattttgtatcgGGCAATTCCTCGTTGTGTCTGTCACGCCTACAACCAATAGTAGAGAGTCAATAGATTCATTTCTGAGTGCAGCATGTTACCGCGTCCTTACCACTTGTTCGATGCTATGAGATGGGAATATCAGCTTTACTTTGTGAGAGGGGGACGTGGGATATCGCAGATGTGGCGTCTATGTTAGATTGCTTTAttctggaaaaagaaaaaggaaagtgtTGCTTGTTTGCACG is a window from the Pyrus communis chromosome 16, drPyrComm1.1, whole genome shotgun sequence genome containing:
- the LOC137720137 gene encoding ubiquitin-conjugating enzyme E2 10-like; amino-acid sequence: MASKRILKELKDLQKDPPTSCSAGPVAEDMFHWQATIMGPADSPYAGGVFLVTIHFPPDYPFKPPKVAFRTKVFHPNINSNGSICLDILKEQWSPALTISKVLLSICSLLTDPNPDDPLVPEIAHMYKTDRNKYETTARSWTQKYAMG
- the LOC137720449 gene encoding uncharacterized protein; the protein is MERLRVPRRVQVAEFKPEIPKYDVAGGEEDHSEALDNDDGDGSGGMRARPSDGNVTEDQEPFMGVKVRRKASFRREYRGDYIDVRSNPYLMKILQKQGDKEVLFADKVLKFTASGKMKRRILMITDFAIYIVDPDADALKRRIALAAVEKMCLSELSDNFFAIIVPTEYDVLMASTRKTEIVTVLVEATKSASDYELDVCFANSFEYNAAAEIVKEVQFEEVEGGVRTKILKK